DNA sequence from the Geobacter sp. AOG2 genome:
CTTCTTCAGCTCCGACAAGGAAATGACTACGTTCGGCATCAACCAGGTGATCGCGCGCACACTCTCCCTCATCGAAAAAAGCTTCCAGGACCAGCACATAACCATAGATCACCAGACGGAAGGCGACCCAATAGTCAGCGGCTACCCCAACGAATACGCCCAAGTGCTCTTGAATATCCTGACAAACGCCAGGGATGCATTGATCGGGGACCATGTCAGTGACGCCCGGATTGTGATCCGCTCCTTCACTGAAGGAGGCGCTTCGGTGGTGACTATCTCCGATAATGCCGGCGGCATCGCCGACGAGATTGTTGACAACCTGTTTGATCCCTACGTTACCACCAAGGGGCCGGATAAGGGAACCGGGATTGGCCTCTTCATGTCCAGAACCATCATCGAGAAGAACATGGGGGGACGGCTGACAGCGCGCAATACTGGGAGTGGAGCGGAGTTCAGGTTAGAGGTCTGACACGAATTTACGAGGCTGTTGCTATGCCAGAAAAAGTGGGCGAAAACCAACTTCTCCTCGCCAACGACGAACTGAATAGGCGAACTGCGCTGCTGGAAGAAGCATTACGGGAAAAGGAACAGACCCTGGCGGCACTGCAAGATTCCGAGAGGCGCTACCGGAGGCTCTTTGAATCGGCCAAGGACGGTATCCTGATCCTCGATGCCGATTCGGGCAAGGTGGTCGATGCCAACCCTTTCCTGATGAAGTTGCTCGGTTACTCGTACGAGGAAATTTGTGGAAAATATCTTTGGGAGGTCGGCAAGTTCAAGGATATCGCCGCGTCCAGGGAAGCTTTCAAGGTCCTGCAGGACAATGAGTATATCCGTTACGAGGATCTGCCGTTGGAAGCCTCTGATGGGAAGCTCATTTCCGTGGAGTTTGTCAGCAATGTGTATCTGGTGGACGGCGGCAAGGTGATCCAGTGCAACATCCGCGACATTACCGCGCGCAAGCGGACCGAGAAGGCCTTGGCGGAGAGCGAGGCCAAGACGCGCAGCATCCTGGATAATATCGGCATCGGCGTAGCCCTCATCAGTCCCAGGATGGAGATCCTCGAATTGAACCGCCAGATGCGCGAATGGTTCCCAACCATCGAGCAGAGGCAGCTCAGCATCTGTTACCAAACGTTCAACGAACCGCCCCGCGATGCCGTGTGCGACAACTGTCCGACCCAAAAGACACTGCTGGACGGACTGGTTCACGAAGACACGACGCAAACGCACTCCACGCAAAGAGCCGGCGTGCGTAACTACCGCATCGTTTCGTCCCCGATCTTCAACTCGTCCGGCGAGGTTGAGGCGGCGATCGAACTGGTCGAGGACATCACCGAGAAACTTTCCCTGGAGTCCCAGTTCCTCCAGTCCCAGAAGATGGAAGCGGTCGGCCTGCTGGCGGGCGGCGTGGCCCACGATTACAACAATATGCTTAGCGTGATCCTCGGCCAGACGGAACTGGCCATGAACAAGGTGGACCCGGACCAACCGTTGCATGCCAACCTTGAGGAGATTTTCAAGGCGGCACAACGCTCCGCTGAGATCACCCGGCAATTGTTGGCGTTCGGCCGCAAGCAGACCATTATGCCCGTGGTGTTTGATCTGAACCGGAACGTGGAGAGCATGCTCTCTATGCTCCGTCGGCTCATGGGTGAGGACATTGATCTGGCTTGGCTGCCCGAGAATGGGCTCTGCCCGGTCATGATGGACCCTGTGCAAGTCAACCAGATCCTGGCTAATCTTTGCGTTAATGCACGGGATGCTATTGCCGATATCGGCAAGGTCACTATCGAAACAGGATATGCCTATTTTGACGAGGCCTACTGCGCCCGGCATACCGGATTCCTCGAGGGAAACTACGTTCTGCTGGGCGTTAGCGACGATGGCCACGGTATGGATAAAGAAACACTCGGCCAAATCTTCGAACCGTTTTTTACGAGCAAGCCACCAGGTAGGGGGACCGGTCTGGGCTTATCGACGGTGTATGGAATCGTCAAGCAGAATAACGGCTTCGTCAACGTCTACAGCGAACCGGGCAAGGGAACGACCTTTAGAATCTACCTGCCCCGCCACGCCGACCAAGCCGTCGTTTCCCTGCGTGAGAAGAAGGCGGAAATCCCTCGGGGCCATGGCGAGACGGTGCTGGTGGTGGAGGACGAACCGGCGATTCAGACAGTGGGAAAAATAATGCTGGAAGAGTTGGGGTACCGGGTATTGGTTGCAAGTTCACCGGGCGAGGCCATTGCACTGGTGGAGGAACACGCCAGCGAGATAAATCTTATCATCACCGACGTCGTCATGCCGGATATGAATGGCCGGGATTTGGCGAAACGGTTGCTGTCCCTGTGTCCCGACATGAAAATCCTGTTCATGTCGGGCTATACGGCCGACGTGATCGCCCATCGAGGAGTTCTGGACGAAGGGGTGAACTTCATCCAGAAGCCTTTCTCCATGACGGTTCTAGCTAACAAGGTGCAAGAGGCTCTGCTGGGTCGGTGAGGGGAATATGCCGCTATTGGCGGCTAGAAGCGCTGTGCACGGGATCGAGACCTGACGTGGTGTCATCCCGCACCGGTTGCTGTGATGGATCGTACCCAATCATGAGCAGACGACAAGATATCAAACGGGCGATGAGTCGCCTCTTCGGCTTCCTGCAACGGGTGGTACGGGGATTCAACCATAATCAGGGCCTTTTGCTGTCCGGTGCTATCGCCTACTATACCCTGCTGTCGATCATCCCCCTATCAATCCTTGCCCTAACCGTCCTGACCCCTTTTATAGAAGAACGGCAGTTGATCCACACCCTGTCGACGTATCTGGAAATGGTGATCCCCGACTATGCAACGACGTTGACCGAACAGGTGCGGGCATTTCTTGGACACCGAAAGGTGATCGGTGCCATCGGTTTTGTCGGAATGCTGTTTTTCGGTTCCACAGCCTTTTCCATGCTCGAAAACGCTATGAAGGTGATCTTTTCTCAGCGGGCCAAGGTCCACCGCCGTAATTTTCTTGTCTCTGCGATCATACCCTATGCGTACATCTTTTTGATCGGTCTGGGAATTTTGCTGGTGTCATTTGTCGTTGGGGCGTTAGGGGCACTTAAAAACAGGCAGTTGGTAATGCATGGTTGGAGTCTGGACCTTGGCGGCGCTACCGGGGTAGCACTGTATATCCTGGGGATAACCGGCGAGGTGCTGATGTTTGCATCCATCTACTCGGTGATGCCCGTGGTGCGGGTCAGATTTCGTCATGCGCTCACGGGCGGGATCACCGCTACAATCTTATGGGAGATCACCCGCCGGGTGCTGATCTGGTATTACGCTGCAGTGTCCATGGTTAACGTCATTTATGGAACCATTGCCATAACAGTGGTGGCCCTTCTCAGTATACAGGTCGTAGCAGTAATACTGTTGTTTGGAGCCCAGGTCATCGCAGAACTGGAGCGTCGGCCCGGAAGGTCGGCCAATGAGGACCAATCTGAATCTTAGGCAGGTATTTCCATGAAACACGAAGTCCAAGGGGAGGGGGCTCCCATGAGAGGGAAGTCGGATTCCGCGTGCTGATCTTTCCATAATTGTGTAACGGAGGGGTTTTATGAAGATATGGGCTTGGACACTATTCACGGCAATCCTGCTGGCGGCGGCAAACGTTTTTGGTGCTGGGCAGGGCGACATTCTTGGCCTCTGGAAGACTGCTGGTGGCGATTCGCAACTGGAATTTTTCAAGTGTGGGGATAAAATCTGCGGAAAAATCATCTGGCTAAAGGTGCCTAACTACATCGACAGGAAGGATGGGCCCGTCGGTAAAACAAAGACCGACAGGAAAAATCCCAATCCGGCGCTGAGGAGCCGACCTATTCTCGGCCTTCCGATAATGAAAGGGCTTACCGCCAAGGGTAGCAATCGGTGGGAACACGGGGTCTGTTACGATCCTGAAACCGGCAAGAGCTACAAGTGCAAAATGTACCTGAAGTCGCCGAAACGACTGGAGTTGCGCGGCTATATCGGGATTTCTCTCTTTGGCCGCAACTTCGTCCTTACCCGTTAGGAAATAGCCGCCCATTGCATCAACCGTTATGTGCGAGAAGTTCTCTGCACCATTTTCACATACGGAGGTGACAACAATGGACGACGGGACATACTTACATCAGGGCGCTCTTGCCGCAGTAGTGACTGTCTGGACGACCGGTCTGCTCATGTGATTTTCATGATAGTGTCGTGTAAGATCGTCCTGACCTCACCCCAGACATGCTCCGTCCCTGTTCTGAGGTCTTCCCATTCATCGTCGCTGGCGACCGATATCCCTTGCAGTTTTACTGCAGCCTCATCCCGCTTGAGTTGCAACGCTGCGATTGCCTTGGAATAATCGGTCTTCGACTCGGGGGGGGCGCTCTCTGCCTTGTCTCTGAGTTGGTCGATTTGCATATCCCATTCGACCAGCTGAGCAGAAAGCTTTTCGACGTACTCTGTTTTATTGTCCATGATGTCAACCTCAGTTCTGTGCTACACACTCTACTATCTAATTATACCGCTTTTAGATAATTATGTACGCATATTTATTGATAAACCCAATTTAAAACTTGATACATATTTAATTATAACTATCAGTTGCTAATATATTAAAATAAAGTTAGTACCCATGTGCGAAATAAGTGGAGACTAATGGCTAATACGCTTTTTATTGGTACAATATTGCCATGAAAGCGATTAATTTTTTTGTTATTATGTCCATAGACATATTTGGCCTCGACTCTGGGTATTCGAACATTGTGGTAACACAGAAATCAGATGCATAAGATGATATACCTTTCGAAAATATTCTTGTTCATGGTGGCCACCGCAATTTTTTTCTTTACCGGTTCGGCTTCAGCGGTCGAAGTGTCTCGGCAGGGCAAAGATCTCCTGCTCGACATCTATCACGAAAACAAGGCAAGACTTGAGGCAAACAGCTTTGGTTTTCCTCTTTTTCTGGAGTCTTTTGAGCTTGACGACAGGATACGCGTGGATGTTTATGGAATCTTAGATTTCCCCTTCAGAAGCGTTGCCAACGTGCTCAATGTTCCCGCAAACTGGTGCGATATCGTATCGCTCCATCCTAATGTCAAGGCATGTACCTACCAGAAACAGTTGGATGGCAGTCTCCTGACTTTTTACATCGGCAGCAAAACCTACCAGCCTCTTGAAGACACGCACCAAGTCATTTCCCATTACCGGAGCATTGATCAAGCGGGATATCTGGATGTCACCCTAAATGCTGATACCGGCCCCTTCGGCTCGAAGGATATCAGGATGAGGTTCGAGGCACTGCCGCTTGACGGGGGAAAGACTTTTGTCCATGTCAGGTATGCATACAGCGACAGTGTTGTGCTTCGCCTCGTGTCAAAGATATATTTCGCTACACTTGGCCGGGGCAAAGTTGGGTTCACGGTGACTGGAACGGACGGAAACGACGGCCCCGTCTATATCGGCGGACCGCGCGGCGCGATCGAGCGCAGTGCGGTCCGGTACTATTTCGCGATCCAGTCCTTTATGAATACCTTACACTACCCAGAAAAAAGCCGTTTCAGTATGAGAACCAATGAGTGGTACGATCTCACAACCCGCTACAGAAAACAGCTCTTCGATCTGGACAAGAAGGACTATCTTACCTTCAAGGTAAAAGAGCATGAGAACCAGATGACGCTCCAGCGGCGGATCGGGGCAGGTAATCAGTGAGTGCCCGGACACAGCGCCCCAATCATGTAACACACAAAGTAAGTTACGTCGAAGTCGATCCGGTCCGCCATATATGGTGGTTATGTTAAATATGACGGATGTCGTTAACGAATTTTCCTCCACTCGTACCTTCCCTTCACGCTTTGCCCAGTACAATTAGCCCCTTACAACCACAGTCCTCGTGGGTGCTCTTTGGCGCGTTTGTTGCGCTGAACCCTTTTACAGAGCATAAGTTCGATCATGCTTTCTGCAAAATTAAGTCAGGAGGGATTATCCATGCGGCTTATTGTCTTTGTTGTTATGTTCGGTCTTCTTTCGTGCCAAGCTTTTGCAGGGGAACTCAGCTTACTCAGCGGTTATGGGGCGACAGATAACCCTGTCGAGAAAACCTTTGCCTGGCAATTGCAGTACATGGAGGGGCTTGGCGATCATTTCGCCTACTCCTTGTCGTACCTGAACCAGGGACACTTTATCGCGCACCACCGTGACGGCAATGCCGCCAATCTCTGGGTACGAACCAACCTGCTCGACCGGCAGCTTTCCCTGGGAGCCGGCGTCGGGGGGGTTTTCTATTACGACACCAAACTATCCGCCACCGCCCCGCCCCGGGACTTGCACGGCTGGGGGACCATGGTCCAAGTGGCGGCAACCTGGTATACCAAGAGCCGTGTGTTTTTTCAGGTGCAAGGCTACTGGATCAAGGGCGACAAGAGCTTTGATTCCCTGTCGGCGCTCGCCGGCATCGGTTACCAACTCGATGCCCCGCCTTTAAAGGGACCTGACGTAAAAGGAACTCATCAGGCCGGAAGAACCACCGACAACGAACTGACGGTTTTTGGCGGCGAAACGGTCGTGAACATTCCCGGTAACGGTCATTCAGGCGCCGTTGCCCTGGAATATCGGCGCGGGCTCTGGCGTTACCTGGAATGGACCGCGGGTGCCCTTTACGAGGGACGAAGTTCTTTGATCGACCGATACGGTGCGACCACCCAGCTCTGGCTGGCAAAAGCTTTTTTGCATGACCGTCTCGCCCTGGGTGTTGGCGGTGGTCCCTATTTTGCCATTGATCGCCGTGTCGACGCCAAGCATGTGCGAATCCCGATAATCTTCTCGACGACGGGGAGCTTTCGAATCAGTCAGGACTGGCTCATGCGGGCAACCTGGGACCGGATCATTACTAGGTACGACCGCGACACGGACATATTCCTCGGCGGCATCGGTTATCGGTTTTGAAGTTGACCGCTTCGGTATATAAACTTTGGCCGGGGGATACTTCGCCTCCTTCACCCCCCGGTCCTTTTTTTCGTTTGGGAGGCTTTTCTCCAGTGACACTGCCGGTGTTTTTTCTGGCCTGCTCAGGTTTGTCTTGGCGTTTGGCTCCTCCGGTGTTAATCGGCTTATATAATTGACCCACTTTACAATCATAATAGATAGTTATTACTATTGGGGGATCTGAATCGGCATCGACCACGGGTCGAAGCAAAGAGCCGATTCACAATCACCCCTCCCTCATTGCATCAAAATGTTGCATTTTTTGGATGGACTGCATCGATATATATCAAATGATATAACGAAATGGTTTTTTAAAATAATTGTTACGTTATTACAACAAGATATAAAAACGGAATTTTGGCATGCATTGTGTATTTATTTAATAATGGAATATTTAAGTGTCTTCAAAGGCGCAGAATTCACATTGAACCGTGCGGCTCGTTATATATACACATACATATCGAGGTATGGAGCGCAGACGTATAAAACATAAGAGATGTCCGGTAAAGGTGGGGCTCTTCACAAAGGTGTGGTCAAACGATTCTTATTTACCCCAAGCAAATGAGGTGAATAAACACCGCAAGCGGTTTCCATTGAGGAGGTGCCGCATGGAACTGGAACAGACTGGGATGGTCTGGAAAACTGAAATTACGTTAATGGACACTGTGTTAGGCATTGAGGTGTTTTCGCGGGCAAACGGAAAATGCTTTGCACTCACCCGCTACAGCCCGGAGGATGTTTTTGTAACTGACGGTCAGAATGAAGAAGATGCACTTATGCAGCATAGCGTCGTGCTTCCTTTAGCCGTCAGTTGCAGGAAAAGAAGAGAGATGACTATGACTGCGGGCCACGAAGTACAAAGTTAAACTTCATGTCCATAGGCAGTCCAGGTTCGGGGCCAAGGCGGTTGCCGGCACAAAAACGGTGATGAAGTCGCCGACGCCGCATAACGACGTGCGGTATTCGCCTGTCGGCACAGGGAAATGCCGTGTGGACGAGAAACATTTTGTCCCTTGGACTTCATTAGCGGAGCAAGAGTATGAGACAGGGAGTTATCTAGGGCAAGGGCGGCATCGGTAATGGGGGACCCTCGTGTGTAGAAACAACAGAATAGACGGAACGACCACGGCAGGTTGTCATGGAAAATGCGCCGAGTCTGCGCAGATAAGTATTCCCGTAGTCGGACTTTAGAAACAGCATGAAGAATGTCACAGAGTTGAAGCCGCCTCTTTTGAACCAGGCCAGGCCGCGCCCTCAACTATAACGAACTGCGTACCGCGCAAACAGACTAAAAGATGCTCATGAAAGCTGCATTTGTCGTTGTTATTTATCTATCCTCTTCAGGTATTATCAAAATGATCTATCTATTATCAAAACGGTAAAGCATGCTTTTATTTACAGGCTCCT
Encoded proteins:
- a CDS encoding PAS domain-containing sensor histidine kinase encodes the protein MPEKVGENQLLLANDELNRRTALLEEALREKEQTLAALQDSERRYRRLFESAKDGILILDADSGKVVDANPFLMKLLGYSYEEICGKYLWEVGKFKDIAASREAFKVLQDNEYIRYEDLPLEASDGKLISVEFVSNVYLVDGGKVIQCNIRDITARKRTEKALAESEAKTRSILDNIGIGVALISPRMEILELNRQMREWFPTIEQRQLSICYQTFNEPPRDAVCDNCPTQKTLLDGLVHEDTTQTHSTQRAGVRNYRIVSSPIFNSSGEVEAAIELVEDITEKLSLESQFLQSQKMEAVGLLAGGVAHDYNNMLSVILGQTELAMNKVDPDQPLHANLEEIFKAAQRSAEITRQLLAFGRKQTIMPVVFDLNRNVESMLSMLRRLMGEDIDLAWLPENGLCPVMMDPVQVNQILANLCVNARDAIADIGKVTIETGYAYFDEAYCARHTGFLEGNYVLLGVSDDGHGMDKETLGQIFEPFFTSKPPGRGTGLGLSTVYGIVKQNNGFVNVYSEPGKGTTFRIYLPRHADQAVVSLREKKAEIPRGHGETVLVVEDEPAIQTVGKIMLEELGYRVLVASSPGEAIALVEEHASEINLIITDVVMPDMNGRDLAKRLLSLCPDMKILFMSGYTADVIAHRGVLDEGVNFIQKPFSMTVLANKVQEALLGR
- a CDS encoding YihY/virulence factor BrkB family protein; the encoded protein is MSRRQDIKRAMSRLFGFLQRVVRGFNHNQGLLLSGAIAYYTLLSIIPLSILALTVLTPFIEERQLIHTLSTYLEMVIPDYATTLTEQVRAFLGHRKVIGAIGFVGMLFFGSTAFSMLENAMKVIFSQRAKVHRRNFLVSAIIPYAYIFLIGLGILLVSFVVGALGALKNRQLVMHGWSLDLGGATGVALYILGITGEVLMFASIYSVMPVVRVRFRHALTGGITATILWEITRRVLIWYYAAVSMVNVIYGTIAITVVALLSIQVVAVILLFGAQVIAELERRPGRSANEDQSES
- a CDS encoding DUF2147 domain-containing protein, translated to MKIWAWTLFTAILLAAANVFGAGQGDILGLWKTAGGDSQLEFFKCGDKICGKIIWLKVPNYIDRKDGPVGKTKTDRKNPNPALRSRPILGLPIMKGLTAKGSNRWEHGVCYDPETGKSYKCKMYLKSPKRLELRGYIGISLFGRNFVLTR